One part of the Halobellus ruber genome encodes these proteins:
- a CDS encoding ribbon-helix-helix protein, CopG family gives MAKEKFGVAVDEEIVREVDELVNECDDLGASRSEIVEAILTAFVQSETNHVERVREIIIRKRKGTL, from the coding sequence ATGGCGAAAGAGAAGTTCGGCGTCGCTGTTGACGAGGAAATCGTGCGAGAAGTGGATGAATTGGTCAATGAGTGTGACGATCTCGGAGCCAGCCGCTCCGAGATCGTCGAAGCCATCCTCACAGCATTCGTTCAATCCGAGACGAATCACGTTGAACGGGTGCGAGAAATCATTATTCGGAAACGAAAGGGCACTCTCTGA
- a CDS encoding acetylglutamate/acetylaminoadipate kinase, translated as MTHEHHTHDARDARRTTPAPGAEPRPRADGGDPGREVDELRPDGGTDAAPVVVKIGGARAVDPEGAVGDVATLVDSGREVVVVHGGSTAVDDTLEALGEEPTYVETPGGVVGRFTDERTMEVFSMVLPGKLNTDITASLRGAGVDALGLSGVDGGLLTGPRKSAVRVIEDGKKKIKRGDHSGKITDVNGDLLETLLGDGYTPVVTVPMLADDGVAVNADADRAAAAVAGALGADLVVLSDVEGVYADPDDPATLIGSVATPEEFDGLKNAADGFMRKKVMAAEEALEAGARAVVVASANADDPITAALAGSGTHIAASAVVTDEEPTDVEGEATG; from the coding sequence ATGACGCACGAACATCACACACACGACGCGCGCGACGCTCGCCGGACGACACCCGCCCCCGGAGCCGAGCCGCGACCCCGAGCCGACGGCGGCGATCCGGGGCGGGAAGTCGACGAGCTCCGGCCCGACGGCGGGACCGACGCGGCGCCCGTCGTGGTGAAGATCGGCGGCGCCCGCGCCGTCGACCCCGAGGGCGCGGTCGGCGACGTCGCAACGCTGGTCGACTCCGGGCGGGAGGTCGTCGTCGTCCACGGCGGCTCGACGGCCGTCGATGACACCCTCGAAGCGCTCGGCGAGGAGCCGACCTACGTCGAGACGCCGGGTGGCGTGGTCGGCCGGTTCACCGACGAACGCACGATGGAAGTCTTCTCGATGGTGTTGCCGGGGAAGCTCAACACCGATATTACTGCGTCGCTCCGCGGGGCCGGCGTCGACGCCCTCGGGCTCTCCGGCGTCGACGGCGGGCTCCTGACCGGCCCGCGGAAGTCGGCCGTGCGCGTGATCGAGGACGGGAAGAAGAAGATCAAACGCGGCGATCACTCCGGGAAGATCACCGACGTGAACGGCGACCTGCTGGAGACGCTGCTCGGCGACGGCTACACCCCGGTCGTGACCGTCCCGATGCTCGCCGACGACGGCGTCGCGGTCAACGCCGACGCCGACCGGGCCGCGGCGGCGGTCGCGGGGGCGCTCGGCGCCGACCTCGTGGTGCTGTCCGACGTCGAGGGGGTCTACGCCGACCCCGACGACCCCGCGACCCTGATCGGATCGGTCGCGACCCCGGAAGAATTCGACGGGCTAAAGAACGCAGCGGACGGGTTTATGCGCAAGAAAGTGATGGCAGCCGAAGAGGCGCTCGAGGCGGGGGCACGCGCCGTCGTCGTCGCGAGCGCGAACGCCGACGACCCGATCACCGCCGCGCTCGCGGGGAGCGGCACGCACATCGCGGCGAGCGCGGTCGTGACCGACGAGGAACCGACGGACGTCGAGGGGGAGGCAACAGGATGA
- a CDS encoding [LysW]-lysine hydrolase, which translates to MSTELDVDEVDAEESPDDAVGFLADHDVFDVQPGLTEGLTEAQTLLADLVSIPSPSGQEAAAAERLVEFFEANDREVRIDDAGNVRAPADDAVLLTSHVDTVPGDVPVKIENGVLWGRGSVDATGALAAMAVAAVETGVSFAGVVREETGSNGAWHLVEDRDAPDAVINGEPSGWDGITLGYRGFLSGTYVATSELGHSSRPDDNAIQSAVNWWSSVAAFFEVDHSEGVFDTVTTKPVRFDGGPTEDGLAVEATVDVQFRVPPKYTIDDVREVAEGELDHGGVHWETPIPPVMASPRTPVARALRAAIRGAGGEPRLLRKTGTSDMNIYAGSWDCPMATYGPGDSDLDHAPNEHLDLAEYDSSIGVLVDVCERLAD; encoded by the coding sequence ATGAGCACGGAACTCGATGTCGACGAGGTCGACGCCGAGGAATCGCCCGACGACGCCGTCGGGTTCCTCGCGGATCACGACGTCTTCGACGTCCAGCCCGGGCTGACCGAGGGGCTGACCGAGGCGCAGACGCTGCTTGCGGACCTGGTGTCGATCCCCTCGCCTTCGGGGCAGGAGGCCGCCGCGGCCGAGCGGTTGGTGGAGTTCTTCGAGGCCAACGACCGCGAGGTCCGGATCGACGACGCCGGCAACGTCCGGGCGCCGGCCGACGACGCCGTCCTCCTGACCTCCCACGTCGACACCGTCCCCGGCGACGTGCCGGTGAAGATCGAGAACGGCGTGCTCTGGGGCCGCGGCAGCGTCGACGCCACCGGCGCCCTGGCGGCGATGGCGGTCGCGGCGGTCGAGACCGGCGTCTCCTTTGCGGGCGTGGTCCGGGAGGAGACCGGCTCCAACGGGGCGTGGCACCTCGTCGAGGATCGCGACGCCCCCGATGCCGTCATCAACGGCGAGCCCTCGGGGTGGGACGGCATCACCCTGGGCTACCGCGGGTTCCTGTCCGGGACCTACGTCGCCACGAGCGAACTCGGGCACTCCTCGCGGCCCGACGACAACGCGATCCAGTCGGCGGTGAACTGGTGGTCGAGCGTCGCGGCGTTCTTCGAGGTCGACCACTCGGAGGGCGTCTTCGACACCGTGACCACGAAGCCGGTCCGCTTCGACGGCGGCCCGACCGAGGACGGCCTCGCCGTCGAGGCGACCGTCGACGTCCAGTTCCGCGTCCCGCCGAAGTACACCATCGACGACGTCCGGGAGGTCGCCGAGGGCGAACTCGACCACGGCGGCGTCCACTGGGAGACCCCCATCCCGCCGGTGATGGCGAGTCCGCGCACGCCGGTCGCCCGCGCGCTTCGGGCCGCGATCCGCGGGGCCGGCGGGGAGCCGCGGCTCCTCCGGAAGACCGGCACCAGCGATATGAACATCTACGCCGGGTCGTGGGACTGCCCGATGGCGACCTACGGGCCGGGGGATTCCGACCTGGATCACGCGCCGAACGAACACCTCGATCTCGCGGAGTACGACAGCTCGATCGGCGTGCTGGTCGACGTCTGTGAGCGCCTCGCGGACTGA
- a CDS encoding aspartate aminotransferase family protein → MTGGFVFSEKPIEIESGEGAYLYGTDGTEYLDFGASYAVAAIGHSHPAVTEAVQEQIERLTYVQASYPVEVRTELYERLAALGPGDADNVWLCNSGTEANEAAMKFARSATGRSKIVATKRGFHGRTLGALAMTWKDKYKKPFEPLAGGIEFVPYGDGEALAETVDEETAAVFLEPVQGEGGIHPAPTEYLRAAREATEDAGAALVFDEIQTGVGRTGSLWACDGVGVEPDILTAAKGIANGLPLGATLVKDWIAEDSGDHGSTFSGGPVVCAAANATLDTVVDEDVPGNAAAVGEYLRSELEAAVEEHDLPVREIRGVGLMIGVEVKRGANRVLKNLALSEQVLALPAGRTVVRLLPPLTIDEAHADQFVDSFVEVLG, encoded by the coding sequence ATGACCGGCGGGTTCGTCTTCTCGGAGAAGCCGATCGAGATCGAGTCCGGCGAGGGCGCGTACCTCTACGGGACCGACGGCACCGAGTATCTCGACTTCGGCGCCTCCTACGCCGTGGCCGCGATCGGCCACTCCCACCCTGCGGTCACCGAAGCCGTCCAAGAGCAGATCGAACGCCTCACCTACGTCCAGGCGTCGTACCCCGTCGAGGTCCGGACGGAGCTCTACGAGAGGCTGGCGGCGCTCGGCCCCGGCGACGCCGACAACGTCTGGCTGTGTAACTCCGGGACCGAGGCCAACGAGGCGGCGATGAAGTTCGCCCGCTCGGCGACCGGCCGCTCGAAGATCGTCGCCACCAAGCGCGGCTTCCACGGCCGGACGCTGGGGGCGCTCGCGATGACCTGGAAGGACAAGTACAAGAAGCCCTTCGAGCCGCTGGCCGGCGGCATCGAGTTCGTCCCCTACGGCGACGGCGAAGCGCTCGCAGAGACCGTCGACGAGGAGACCGCCGCGGTCTTCTTAGAGCCGGTCCAAGGCGAGGGTGGCATCCACCCCGCCCCCACGGAGTACCTCCGGGCCGCCCGCGAGGCGACCGAAGACGCCGGTGCGGCCCTGGTCTTCGACGAGATCCAGACCGGCGTCGGCCGGACCGGGTCGCTGTGGGCCTGCGACGGCGTCGGCGTCGAGCCCGACATCCTCACCGCCGCGAAGGGGATCGCAAACGGCCTTCCGCTGGGAGCGACGCTCGTGAAAGACTGGATCGCCGAGGACTCCGGCGACCACGGCTCGACGTTCTCCGGCGGGCCGGTGGTGTGTGCGGCGGCCAACGCCACCCTCGATACGGTCGTCGACGAGGACGTCCCCGGTAACGCCGCGGCGGTCGGGGAGTACCTCCGGAGCGAACTCGAAGCCGCGGTCGAAGAGCACGACCTCCCCGTCCGGGAGATCCGCGGCGTCGGCCTGATGATCGGCGTCGAGGTGAAACGCGGCGCCAACCGCGTGCTCAAGAACCTCGCGCTGTCCGAGCAGGTGCTCGCGCTCCCCGCCGGCCGGACGGTGGTTCGGCTGCTCCCGCCGCTGACGATCGACGAGGCCCACGCCGACCAGTTCGTCGATTCGTTCGTGGAGGTGCTGGGATGA
- the argF gene encoding ornithine carbamoyltransferase produces MLETDHFLDIDDLAPAELETVLDRAAAIKAGEDAARLPDHTLGMLFEKPSTRTRISFETGMTQLGGHAIFLGPEDIQLGHGEPLSDTSRVLSRYVDAVMARLFDHDDLVEIAEYADVPVINGLTDDAHPCQTLADLLTIREAYGGFDGVEAAWVGDGNNVGQSLVVGAAMVGLDLTVATPEGYGMDDDVLEQAADLGHPPTVVDDPADAVEGADVVYTDVWISMGQEDRREEKLAAFEGYQVNNDLLAGTDADVMHCLPAHRGEEITDSVLESDRALVWDQAENRLHAQKGLLVELLDA; encoded by the coding sequence ATGCTTGAGACCGACCACTTCCTCGACATCGACGACCTCGCGCCCGCCGAACTGGAGACCGTCCTCGACCGCGCGGCGGCGATCAAAGCCGGCGAGGACGCGGCCCGGCTCCCCGACCACACCCTGGGGATGCTGTTCGAGAAGCCCTCGACCCGCACCCGGATCTCCTTCGAGACCGGGATGACACAGCTCGGCGGCCACGCCATCTTCCTCGGGCCGGAGGACATCCAACTCGGCCACGGCGAGCCCCTGTCGGACACCTCCCGGGTGCTCTCGCGGTACGTCGACGCCGTGATGGCCCGGCTGTTCGACCACGACGACCTCGTCGAGATCGCCGAGTACGCCGACGTCCCGGTTATCAACGGCCTCACCGACGACGCCCACCCGTGTCAGACCCTTGCGGACCTGCTCACGATCCGGGAGGCCTACGGTGGGTTCGACGGGGTCGAGGCGGCGTGGGTCGGCGACGGCAACAACGTGGGCCAGTCGCTCGTCGTCGGCGCGGCGATGGTCGGGCTGGACCTGACCGTCGCGACGCCCGAGGGCTACGGAATGGACGACGACGTGCTTGAGCAGGCCGCCGACCTCGGCCACCCCCCGACGGTCGTCGACGACCCTGCCGACGCGGTCGAGGGCGCGGACGTGGTCTACACCGACGTCTGGATCTCGATGGGCCAGGAGGACCGACGCGAGGAGAAGCTCGCGGCGTTCGAGGGCTACCAGGTGAACAACGACCTGCTCGCGGGCACCGACGCCGACGTGATGCACTGTCTCCCCGCCCACCGCGGCGAGGAGATCACCGATTCCGTTCTGGAATCCGACCGGGCGCTGGTGTGGGACCAGGCGGAGAACCGGCTCCACGCTCAGAAGGGGCTGTTGGTCGAACTCCTCGACGCGTAG
- the argC gene encoding N-acetyl-gamma-glutamyl-phosphate reductase, which translates to MSGGDGGESTAAADPTYTASVVGGSGFTGGELLRLLYQHPEFSVVQATSRSKERKTVGHVHPNLRAMDLRFTSPAELEPVDVLFAATPHGVSMERIDAFREAADTVVDLSADFRLDSEAEYDEWYDGHSRPDLLAESEYALPELNRGNLPGADLIASGGCNATAAILGLKPLFDAEILAGDEQVVVDVKVGSSEGGAGGGDASSHPERSGIVRPYAPTGHRHEAEIEAFLGTSVSFTAHAVDMTRGASATCHVYPESPVSTGDLWGAYRDAYAEEPFMRTVAGGGGVYRYPEPKAVAGTNYGEVGFELDPGNRRVVVFSAIDNMMKGSAGQAVHAANLALGLDETAGLEFAGLHPVGAP; encoded by the coding sequence ATGAGCGGCGGCGACGGGGGCGAGTCGACCGCGGCCGCCGACCCGACCTACACCGCCTCGGTCGTCGGCGGCTCCGGCTTCACCGGCGGCGAACTCCTCCGCTTGCTGTACCAGCACCCCGAGTTTTCCGTTGTCCAGGCCACCAGCCGCTCGAAGGAGCGCAAGACCGTCGGCCACGTCCACCCCAACCTCCGGGCGATGGACCTGCGGTTCACGTCGCCGGCGGAGCTGGAACCCGTGGACGTGCTGTTCGCGGCGACGCCCCACGGCGTCTCGATGGAGCGGATCGACGCGTTCCGGGAGGCCGCCGACACGGTCGTCGACCTCTCGGCTGACTTCCGGCTCGATTCCGAGGCCGAGTACGACGAGTGGTACGACGGCCACTCGCGGCCCGACCTGCTCGCGGAGTCGGAGTACGCTCTCCCCGAGCTCAACCGCGGGAACCTCCCGGGCGCCGACCTGATCGCTTCTGGAGGCTGTAACGCCACCGCCGCGATCCTCGGGTTGAAGCCGCTGTTCGACGCCGAAATCCTAGCGGGCGACGAGCAGGTCGTCGTCGACGTGAAGGTCGGCTCCTCGGAGGGCGGGGCGGGCGGCGGCGACGCCTCCAGCCACCCCGAACGCTCCGGGATCGTCAGGCCCTACGCCCCCACCGGCCACCGCCACGAGGCCGAGATCGAGGCGTTCCTCGGCACGTCGGTGTCGTTTACGGCCCACGCGGTCGATATGACCCGGGGCGCGAGCGCGACCTGCCACGTCTACCCGGAGAGTCCGGTCTCGACGGGCGACCTCTGGGGCGCCTACCGCGACGCCTACGCCGAGGAGCCGTTTATGCGGACGGTCGCAGGCGGCGGCGGGGTCTACCGCTACCCCGAGCCGAAGGCGGTCGCGGGCACGAATTACGGAGAGGTCGGCTTCGAGCTCGACCCCGGCAACCGCCGGGTGGTCGTCTTCTCCGCGATCGACAATATGATGAAGGGCTCGGCCGGACAAGCCGTCCACGCGGCGAATCTCGCCCTGGGACTCGACGAGACCGCCGGCCTGGAGTTCGCCGGGCTCCACCCCGTCGGCGCTCCCTGA
- the lysX gene encoding lysine biosynthesis protein LysX: protein MKVGLLYSRIRRDEKLLLSELRDRGHEVAKIDVRDEQFGLSDPPEAFDGVDVVVDRCLATSRSLYVTQFLDAYDVPVVNGSDTADVCSDKVKNSLALEAAGVPTPTTEVAFTTDSALEIIERFGYPCVIKPVVGSWGRLMAKVESRSAAEAILEHKATLGHYQHKVFYIQEFVEKPGRDIRVVAVDGEPIAAMTRSSDHWLTNAAKGAEVEPFGPDDRVRDLVATASDAVGGGLLGVDLMEAGDDYTVHEVNHTVEFKALNDAVDVDVPAEVVDWLETKVANETEAAV, encoded by the coding sequence ATGAAGGTCGGGCTGCTGTACTCCCGGATCCGTCGGGACGAGAAGCTTCTCCTCTCGGAGCTCCGCGACCGCGGACACGAGGTGGCGAAGATCGACGTCCGGGACGAGCAGTTCGGCCTCTCAGATCCGCCGGAAGCGTTCGACGGCGTCGACGTCGTGGTCGACCGGTGTCTGGCGACCAGCCGGAGCCTCTACGTCACCCAGTTTCTGGACGCCTACGACGTGCCCGTGGTCAACGGCTCCGACACGGCGGACGTCTGTTCGGACAAGGTGAAAAACAGCCTGGCGCTGGAGGCCGCCGGCGTGCCGACGCCGACCACGGAAGTTGCGTTCACGACCGACAGCGCCCTCGAAATCATCGAACGGTTCGGCTACCCCTGCGTGATCAAACCCGTCGTGGGGTCGTGGGGACGGCTGATGGCGAAAGTCGAGTCCCGTTCCGCGGCGGAGGCCATCCTCGAACACAAGGCCACGCTGGGGCACTACCAGCACAAGGTGTTCTACATCCAGGAGTTCGTCGAAAAGCCCGGCCGCGACATCCGCGTCGTCGCGGTCGACGGCGAGCCGATCGCCGCGATGACGCGCTCCTCGGATCACTGGCTGACCAACGCCGCGAAGGGGGCCGAGGTGGAGCCCTTCGGGCCCGACGACCGGGTCCGCGACCTCGTCGCCACGGCCTCCGACGCCGTCGGCGGCGGCCTGCTGGGCGTCGACCTGATGGAGGCGGGCGATGATTACACGGTCCACGAGGTCAACCACACCGTCGAGTTCAAGGCGCTGAACGACGCCGTCGATGTCGACGTGCCCGCCGAAGTCGTCGACTGGCTGGAAACGAAAGTCGCAAACGAGACGGAGGCGGCCGTATGA
- a CDS encoding vWA domain-containing protein, translating into MSIGRGFRAAILVCIVLTGSIGGQVVAAESPDAAESVSDETTSLADSEDGAAESNTTTGNGSRQDGTATITQTHRKAGRIPNLSSDNESSIRANTIQRQVGTQVQFFVLGPGFRDGVDNDNDGNLNNPAEIYEQRTGVVEAVTPNAEIIVENGVANNPDVSQQDVNAAAEAFNQTVHPTVNNDYGTFNDINNDGRIAIYLTEVPGFNVFGYHDPYQYTNNQFSAQRDGFYMDYTNAQPGTDQFNETMAQEFAHAVIFNYDQNEELWLDEALANYAEYRTYQDTNQRRISGFEQNPQSLTEFDLRDGFINADYGASFAFATYLAEHYGGVSTLQELVRDTDNGVTSVNRVLNNNGYNERFPEVFNDWTVANRIDDDSVADEYGYSTFDIEIQDSATLPGSSVTQQTTVDPSGQTETDTVRRTTADYYLVNSNLESLYHELEVRGSDDDVELIIVAETASDGVVKTVSVNTSEPTAPQISEGLSNATDNQSSVQSSGISASVLSSPPITPENTITNADEYGEITVVLPNSAPNIDHNYELSIEPIPAQNQFSGTLDDGESAKYVIPVNKFGTPTLTSVYEYNGDVYTSVWGSDGEAQVDLSPKSGAAPSIILGRAGVPGNDLVGSNPLTASNVWVLETTNPSDGDGPIAFQAASRYKEGSINRDQIFTLPSDASVTVLSRIAGNASDPGSVAAEFSVESAGAPYRYTDFGKPDKSHVSVRVGNQKVNNLSFSRVNNRQDRYRIEFVAPEQQSAGNYDLTVEFTDEKFGVSGTAEGTATDAIEYTKGGGATGSTATAIIIDESGSMGSDQKIENAKASAKLYVSLLGPGDYAAVVGFDSGARTPAPMQRATAANKSDLRSGIDRLIAGGGTDIGDGMREAFPEFNRAPENTTKAAILLGDGRASYPSTQVQNYNNSDIPVCTIALGSNADRDVLRRIAGNTGCELREANSSNLQAIYNELSQNISGSSTVAEESGTIGNNSTVATPFKLDDSIDNANVRVNIGSASSASPSGSAAVTANNGPTTVRLLYPNGTVVPLNSSSPTGTDDPSITYNDLGDTITYQLSDPKAGEWATEIRNQQPSPVSYSSEVTASASATLSTTADGNEFLKGSATTLTATLVNNQGGISGATVTANVIQPDGTTDTVQLNETSSGTYRGQVVNKANGSVSATITATSQNFSRQESLSWSVVNQSSVLRISVVNNSTPTAAEGGSVDIAVNVTRPAGSSSTSVTTSTNASTETDDVESAFMTQVLEVAASEPGTYNPEDVDSAVLAAARALQNESNETSSERTNKTLSVADADRSVGVTASNTGAPVFVSASELTASSGATIPASAVKTSPSAVRLRKGAEDEVAVSVRVPDDTPSGAYNGTVTAVIDGKVVQTEYTMNVTEATAATYQNRIQQTARQWETAGPTGKRFYEGRIADSLTQIYFGNTSAGGSSTGTADRRTSENQLVSNTPVRASPSAKVHLRTWRAE; encoded by the coding sequence ATGAGCATAGGCAGGGGGTTCAGAGCAGCAATTCTGGTCTGTATTGTGCTAACGGGAAGTATCGGTGGGCAGGTGGTGGCGGCCGAGTCACCGGATGCAGCAGAAAGCGTCTCCGACGAGACAACCTCGCTTGCCGACTCAGAAGACGGAGCAGCCGAATCTAACACGACGACTGGTAACGGATCAAGACAGGATGGTACCGCTACGATTACGCAAACACACCGCAAAGCGGGACGCATACCAAACCTGTCTTCAGACAATGAAAGTTCTATCAGAGCGAATACTATCCAAAGGCAGGTCGGGACACAGGTGCAGTTTTTCGTGCTGGGGCCAGGATTCCGCGACGGTGTAGATAACGATAACGACGGAAATCTGAATAATCCGGCTGAAATATACGAACAGCGGACAGGCGTGGTTGAGGCAGTCACTCCCAACGCAGAGATCATCGTTGAAAATGGGGTAGCTAATAACCCCGACGTTAGCCAACAGGATGTTAACGCCGCTGCCGAGGCGTTTAATCAGACGGTTCATCCAACTGTAAATAATGACTATGGAACCTTCAACGATATCAATAATGATGGACGGATTGCAATTTATCTGACGGAGGTTCCAGGTTTTAACGTTTTTGGATATCACGACCCGTATCAATACACAAACAACCAATTTTCTGCGCAGAGAGATGGCTTTTATATGGATTATACCAACGCGCAACCCGGGACTGATCAATTTAACGAGACGATGGCGCAGGAATTCGCTCACGCGGTTATATTCAATTATGATCAGAATGAGGAGCTTTGGCTTGATGAGGCGTTAGCCAACTACGCTGAGTACCGGACGTATCAAGACACGAATCAGCGACGTATATCAGGTTTCGAGCAGAACCCGCAGTCACTAACTGAGTTTGATCTCCGAGACGGCTTTATTAATGCCGACTACGGTGCTTCGTTCGCGTTCGCAACGTATCTTGCGGAGCACTATGGCGGTGTCAGCACTCTGCAGGAACTCGTGAGAGATACCGACAATGGGGTCACCTCCGTTAATCGAGTTCTAAACAACAACGGGTACAACGAACGCTTCCCCGAGGTTTTTAATGACTGGACAGTCGCTAACCGGATCGATGATGATAGCGTTGCCGACGAATACGGATATTCGACGTTCGATATAGAGATTCAGGACTCGGCTACCCTTCCAGGTTCGAGTGTAACCCAACAGACGACGGTAGATCCCTCTGGACAGACTGAGACCGATACCGTCCGGCGTACGACTGCAGACTATTATTTAGTTAATTCAAACTTAGAAAGCTTGTATCACGAACTGGAGGTACGGGGCTCCGATGATGATGTGGAGCTCATCATCGTAGCGGAGACCGCATCGGACGGGGTCGTCAAGACCGTTTCAGTTAATACATCGGAACCAACAGCGCCACAAATCAGTGAAGGATTATCGAACGCAACCGATAATCAAAGCTCGGTACAATCGTCAGGGATTAGTGCGAGCGTACTGTCTTCACCGCCGATCACCCCTGAAAACACAATCACTAACGCTGATGAGTACGGTGAGATAACGGTGGTTCTACCGAACTCAGCACCCAATATTGATCATAATTACGAGTTATCTATCGAACCCATCCCAGCTCAAAATCAGTTCAGTGGGACGCTTGATGACGGCGAGTCGGCTAAATACGTCATTCCCGTCAACAAGTTTGGCACTCCAACCCTAACGAGCGTTTACGAGTACAACGGAGATGTGTACACTTCGGTCTGGGGTTCCGATGGTGAGGCACAGGTTGATCTATCGCCGAAGTCGGGTGCCGCTCCGAGCATTATACTCGGTCGGGCCGGAGTGCCTGGTAACGACCTGGTCGGATCAAATCCATTGACGGCGAGCAACGTTTGGGTGTTAGAAACCACAAACCCGTCTGATGGCGACGGACCGATCGCGTTTCAGGCTGCGAGTCGGTACAAGGAGGGTTCGATAAATAGAGATCAGATATTCACGCTACCTTCCGACGCCTCGGTTACCGTGCTCAGTAGGATCGCTGGAAACGCGTCGGATCCTGGATCGGTCGCGGCCGAATTTAGCGTTGAGTCAGCCGGTGCGCCATACAGATATACTGACTTCGGCAAACCCGACAAATCACACGTTAGCGTGCGTGTCGGCAATCAAAAAGTGAACAACCTGAGTTTCTCGCGGGTCAATAACCGACAAGATAGGTATCGAATAGAGTTTGTCGCACCCGAGCAGCAGTCGGCCGGTAATTACGATCTAACAGTTGAGTTCACCGACGAGAAATTCGGTGTCTCCGGTACTGCCGAAGGAACGGCCACAGATGCAATTGAGTATACAAAGGGTGGCGGTGCAACCGGAAGCACCGCGACCGCGATCATCATCGACGAGTCCGGTAGTATGGGAAGCGACCAGAAGATTGAGAATGCCAAGGCGTCCGCTAAACTGTACGTCTCGCTGCTCGGTCCAGGAGACTACGCGGCTGTCGTCGGGTTTGACAGCGGGGCACGCACTCCAGCACCGATGCAGCGCGCAACAGCGGCGAATAAGTCGGACCTGAGGAGTGGCATTGACAGACTCATCGCTGGTGGCGGAACCGATATCGGGGATGGGATGCGCGAGGCTTTCCCCGAATTCAATAGGGCGCCGGAGAATACGACAAAAGCGGCGATTCTTCTCGGAGACGGCAGAGCCAGCTATCCCAGCACCCAAGTTCAAAACTATAATAATAGCGATATTCCGGTCTGTACGATTGCGCTCGGCTCGAATGCCGACAGGGACGTTCTTAGGCGTATCGCAGGGAACACCGGCTGCGAACTTAGAGAGGCGAACTCCTCTAATCTTCAAGCTATCTATAACGAGCTCAGTCAGAACATCAGCGGTTCAAGTACGGTCGCCGAGGAAAGTGGGACAATTGGCAACAACAGTACCGTTGCGACACCATTCAAACTGGATGATTCTATCGACAACGCGAACGTACGGGTGAACATTGGTTCGGCTTCGAGCGCGTCACCGTCCGGATCGGCGGCCGTCACGGCTAATAACGGACCGACGACCGTCCGACTGCTGTACCCGAACGGGACCGTCGTTCCGCTGAACAGCAGTTCGCCGACCGGAACGGACGACCCCTCTATCACATACAATGACCTCGGGGACACGATTACTTACCAACTCTCCGACCCGAAAGCGGGTGAGTGGGCCACCGAAATCCGGAACCAGCAGCCCTCGCCCGTGTCTTACTCGTCAGAAGTGACAGCGAGTGCATCAGCGACGTTGAGTACGACGGCCGACGGCAACGAGTTCTTGAAGGGATCGGCGACAACCCTCACAGCGACGCTGGTGAACAATCAAGGGGGTATCAGCGGGGCAACGGTAACGGCGAACGTCATCCAGCCGGACGGGACCACCGACACGGTCCAGCTGAACGAAACGTCGTCCGGAACGTACCGCGGCCAGGTGGTAAACAAGGCCAACGGTAGTGTGTCAGCTACGATCACAGCGACTAGTCAGAACTTCAGCCGGCAAGAGTCACTTAGCTGGTCGGTGGTCAACCAATCTTCAGTGCTGCGAATCAGTGTCGTGAACAACTCGACGCCAACCGCTGCTGAGGGCGGGTCAGTCGACATTGCGGTGAACGTCACGCGACCGGCCGGCAGCAGTTCGACGAGCGTCACTACGTCGACAAACGCCTCAACAGAGACGGACGATGTGGAGAGCGCATTTATGACTCAAGTGCTCGAAGTTGCCGCATCCGAGCCGGGAACGTACAATCCGGAGGACGTTGACTCGGCCGTGCTAGCGGCCGCGCGTGCGCTACAGAACGAGTCAAATGAGACCTCCTCGGAGCGCACCAACAAGACGTTATCAGTCGCGGACGCGGATCGTTCGGTGGGTGTAACGGCGAGTAATACGGGAGCACCGGTGTTCGTGTCAGCAAGTGAACTGACGGCCTCAAGCGGGGCAACCATTCCGGCGAGTGCAGTCAAAACGTCACCGTCCGCCGTCAGACTCCGGAAAGGTGCAGAGGATGAAGTCGCTGTGTCTGTTCGAGTGCCGGACGACACACCGTCAGGAGCATACAATGGCACGGTAACGGCAGTTATCGACGGGAAGGTTGTCCAGACCGAGTACACGATGAACGTCACCGAGGCAACGGCAGCAACCTACCAGAACCGGATCCAGCAGACTGCCCGACAATGGGAGACGGCTGGACCGACGGGTAAACGGTTCTACGAGGGGCGCATCGCTGACAGCCTGACACAGATATACTTCGGAAACACCAGCGCCGGGGGGTCGTCAACAGGGACGGCGGATCGACGGACATCAGAGAACCAGCTCGTCAGTAACACGCCTGTGAGAGCGAGTCCCTCGGCAAAGGTACATCTACGCACCTGGAGGGCAGAATAA